One window from the genome of Glycine soja cultivar W05 chromosome 12, ASM419377v2, whole genome shotgun sequence encodes:
- the LOC114378139 gene encoding uncharacterized protein LOC114378139: MSKEQPLPQDHNTIIKASSTQPQVVHTKTRRQNKLNMNPIGFSLLSLASLALVSIVIAQERAPHGLVYENPEAFSPSAYNFFHPNERKPETKDPCAASKCSPMPLAAQVEATEIHESKASTPQGSKKQLGAGSVAGIIFGVAFVVLLALGVYHVRVTRRANMSKAKANGAVQPDAIA, from the coding sequence ATGTCCAAGGAACAACCACTTCCTCAGGACCATAATACCATTATAAAAGCCAGTTCAACCCAGCCACAAGTGGTTCACACAAAGACAAGGAGACAAAACAAACTAAACATGAATCCCATTGGTTTCTCTCTTCTCAGCCTCGCTTCTCTAGCACTTGTCTCGATTGTCATAGCCCAAGAAAGAGCCCCTCACGGGCTTGTTTACGAGAACCCAGAAGCCTTTTCACCATCAGCATATAACTTCTTTCACCCCAATGAACGAAAGCCCGAGACAAAAGACCCTTGTGCTGCATCAAAATGCTCACCAATGCCTTTAGCAGCACAAGTGGAAGCTACTGAAATTCATGAAAGCAAGGCCTCAACCCCTCAAGGAAGTAAGAAACAATTGGGAGCTGGTAGCGTAGCTGGCATTATCTTTGGTGTTGCTTTTGTTGTGCTTTTAGCATTGGGGGTCTACCATGTGAGGGTCACTCGCCGAGCCAACATGAGTAAAGCCAAAGCCAATGGTGCTGTTCAACCAGATGCTATTGCTTGA